In Oscillospiraceae bacterium, a single window of DNA contains:
- a CDS encoding GTP-binding protein, giving the protein MIEIDVISGFLGAGKTTFINRFCKALQNFGETAVIIENEYGDESIDGKLLAGTKNDVFDLSQGCICCTLKDELADTLLRIAEQLKPDRVIIEPSGVFLLSEIFNVFKNPEIAKQYEISSLITLADAPLFLKYKGKYGIYMENQIKYSTQVLLTKQRDLSKEQIGQIVDEIKIIKPDAAVCLDSMFDLGDEQLMELTQNNPVVYPGEIEKSKHAALKSVTLYPKKLYEAKELEKIMNDLKNGVYGDICRLKGFVKNKTGAARYNLQYAGGNHTVSLTPKQFKPMIVVIGERINKVKLAEIFD; this is encoded by the coding sequence ATGATTGAAATTGACGTCATTTCGGGCTTCTTGGGCGCGGGAAAAACCACGTTTATCAACCGGTTTTGCAAAGCCCTTCAAAATTTTGGCGAGACCGCCGTGATCATCGAAAATGAATACGGCGATGAAAGCATCGACGGCAAACTGCTCGCCGGCACAAAAAACGATGTTTTCGATTTGTCTCAGGGGTGTATCTGCTGCACCCTGAAAGATGAGCTTGCGGATACGCTTCTGCGGATCGCGGAGCAGCTGAAACCGGACCGAGTCATCATCGAGCCGTCCGGGGTTTTTCTTCTGTCCGAAATTTTCAATGTTTTCAAAAACCCCGAAATCGCGAAGCAATACGAAATATCCTCGCTCATCACCCTTGCCGACGCGCCGCTGTTTTTAAAATACAAGGGCAAATACGGCATTTATATGGAAAACCAAATCAAGTACAGCACGCAGGTTTTATTGACAAAACAAAGAGACCTGTCAAAAGAGCAAATCGGTCAAATCGTTGATGAGATTAAAATCATCAAACCCGATGCGGCTGTTTGCCTTGACAGCATGTTTGACCTCGGCGACGAACAGCTCATGGAACTCACGCAAAACAACCCCGTGGTTTATCCGGGCGAAATTGAAAAATCCAAACACGCCGCGTTAAAAAGCGTGACGCTGTATCCCAAAAAGCTCTATGAAGCCAAAGAGCTTGAAAAAATCATGAATGATCTGAAAAACGGCGTTTACGGCGATATCTGCCGTTTGAAGGGGTTTGTCAAAAACAAAACCGGCGCGGCCCGTTATAACCTGCAGTATGCCGGCGGCAACCATACCGTCTCCTTGACGCCCAAACAGTTTAAACCGATGATTGTTGTCATCGGAGAGC